The following are from one region of the Deltaproteobacteria bacterium genome:
- a CDS encoding EAL domain-containing protein: MQYSKLERKNQADDLLQVLGVIGLAVHFQPILNLKSRAVIGYEGLIRGIREGGKGLVSPTALFETARVENRMVELDRLCRDEILDSYKTIPQPENNYLIFINIESSLLDKVVTQNGYFLNQVAQRDINPSNVVIEIIESEVTNLNNLIRFVEYYRYHGFLTALDDVGAGYSNFDRIAAIKPDIIKIDRSIVKNLEKDYHKQEVFRSLGNLARKTGTLVLAEGIETEEEAMCAIELDADLVQGYYFARPEPFREEINKIPQRMVSRTQDRYRRHKVKEIKALRGRYHLYEELIRHLLERIKDREPDHYNTVLEEMIDCTHYFEALYILDYQGIQLTETVLSKNTKVKPNRIFRCARKGDDLSLKKYFYLLVDVELDKYITESYISLATGNLCRTITTLFKGKDNKTYVLCMDISENNGKFIYLYG, encoded by the coding sequence ATGCAATACAGCAAGTTGGAAAGAAAGAACCAGGCAGATGACCTCTTACAAGTCTTAGGGGTCATTGGCCTGGCAGTCCATTTTCAACCGATTCTGAATCTTAAGAGCCGGGCCGTAATCGGATATGAAGGTCTGATCAGGGGGATTCGAGAGGGGGGAAAGGGCCTTGTCTCTCCAACTGCGTTGTTCGAAACCGCCAGAGTTGAAAACAGGATGGTCGAACTGGACAGGCTCTGCCGGGACGAAATCCTGGACTCCTATAAGACCATCCCTCAACCTGAGAATAATTACCTCATTTTCATCAACATCGAGAGCTCTCTCCTTGATAAGGTCGTCACTCAAAACGGCTATTTCCTGAATCAGGTGGCCCAACGGGATATAAATCCTTCCAATGTGGTCATCGAAATCATCGAGTCCGAAGTAACCAATCTGAATAACCTGATTAGATTTGTTGAATACTATCGCTATCATGGTTTCCTGACGGCCCTGGATGACGTCGGTGCGGGGTATTCCAATTTCGACCGGATCGCTGCCATCAAGCCGGATATCATCAAGATAGACCGGTCTATCGTAAAAAACCTGGAAAAAGATTATCATAAGCAGGAAGTATTCAGGTCCCTGGGAAATCTGGCCAGAAAAACCGGGACCCTGGTGCTGGCAGAAGGTATCGAGACGGAAGAGGAGGCCATGTGCGCCATCGAGTTGGATGCCGACCTGGTGCAGGGATATTATTTTGCCAGGCCCGAGCCGTTCCGGGAAGAAATCAACAAAATACCACAAAGGATGGTTTCCCGGACACAGGATCGCTATCGAAGGCATAAAGTAAAGGAAATCAAAGCGCTGAGAGGGCGGTACCATTTATATGAAGAATTAATCCGGCACCTCCTGGAACGGATCAAGGACCGGGAACCCGACCACTACAATACCGTTCTTGAAGAGATGATCGATTGCACCCATTATTTTGAGGCCTTATACATTTTAGATTATCAGGGAATACAACTTACCGAAACGGTATTGAGCAAGAATACCAAGGTCAAACCGAATAGAATCTTCCGCTGCGCCCGAAAAGGAGACGACCTGTCCCTGAAAAAATATTTTTATCTTTTGGTCGACGTTGAATTGGACAAGTACATCACTGAAAGTTATATCTCTTTGGCCACCGGAAACCTGTGCCGAACCATAACCACCTTATTCAAAGGAAAGGACAACAAGACCTACGTGCTTTGTATGGACATCTCGGAAAATAACGGTAAGTTTATTTATCTTTATGGCTGA